A stretch of Babesia bigemina genome assembly Bbig001, chromosome : III DNA encodes these proteins:
- a CDS encoding ribosomal protein L7A, putative: MSAEGSDSKAYPLATEEMNGVLLDLVQQASNYKQLKKGANEATKALNRGLAEIIVLAADAEPLEIILHLPLVCEDKNIPYIFVKSKIALGRACGVSRPVVSCAIISREGSPLNQQIVEAKDHIERLLV, encoded by the exons ATGTCGGCCGAAGGCAGTGACTCTAAGGCTTACCCGCTGGCTACGGAGGAGATGAACGGCGTGCTCCTCGACCTGGTGCAGCAAGCGTCCAACTACAAGCAGCTGAAGAAGGGCGCCAACGAAG CTACCAAGGCGCTGAACCGTGGACTCGCGGAGATTATCGTGCTGGCGGCCGACGCCGAGCCCCTGGAGATCATCCTCCACCTGCCCTTGGTCTGCGAGGACAAGAACATCCCCTACATCTTCGTCAAGAGCAAGATCGCACTGGGCCGCGCGTGCGGTGTTTCACGCCCGGTGGTATCGTGCGCCATCATCAGCCGCGAGGGTTCGCCGCTGAAccagcagatcgtagagGCCAAGGACCACATCGAGCGTCTGTTGGTCTGA
- a CDS encoding membrane protein, putative, which translates to MAAFNKANGIYSAKLGLYMYALALQMALGYCMLLCSPNKLNISAIVASRQLSDIRDIGFDVLQGAGAVHVVLAVLTFGFLILTHFVTICFKIPMLVLTVVQTAYCSATASICAVYLQKGNSFINKTFQIFAKTVVGVVDPKLNDLLVENRNFLFLIGLLSVIAASLFHKAQMVKGTDSATQVMVVVPSISLGLGIAFALCAPCCGYRTFSLGLLWSLTCIVGDVISSVSRFFCFKPLKIIMLAVHALIVLLSVVTIGVCTTIYTGGKIDYSGYLAILHGEVQKLGDTGHALANYQNVTSYLQKITDSYSDETLNLLMGNGVYFIVIVVLSIVCLLFGILSLLYSVFRFFDRSRDSVESDAANTQGMKIVVS; encoded by the coding sequence ATGGCTGCTTTCAACAAGGCTAACGGTATTTACAGCGCCAAGCTTGGCCTGTACATGTACGCTCTGGCTCTTCAGATGGCCCTTGGCTACTGTATGCTTCTGTGCTCCcccaacaagcttaacatcAGCGCTATCGTTGCTTCCCGCCAACTCAGTGACATCAGGGACATTGGCTTCGACGTTCTCCAGGGTGCTGGTGCTGTTCACGTTGTCTTGGCTGTTCTCACTTTCGGCTTCCTCATCTTGACGCACTTCGTCACCATCTGCTTCAAGATCCCCATGCTGGTCCTGACCGTCGTCCAGACTGCTTACTGCAGTGCTACTGCCTCCATTTGCGCCGTCTACTTGCAGAAGGGTAACAGCTTCATCAACAAGACCTTCCAGATTTTCGCCAAGACTGTTGTCGGCGTCGTCGACCCGAAGTTGAACGACCTCTTGGTCGAGAACCGCAACTTCCTCTTCCTCATTGGTCTGCTTTCTGTGATTGCGGCCTCCCTCTTCCACAAGGCCCAGATGGTCAAGGGTACCGACAGCGCCACTCAGGTTATGGTTGTTGTTCCCTCCATCAGTCTCGGTTTGGGTATTGCCTTCGCTCTTTGCGCTCCTTGCTGCGGCTACAGGACCTTCAGCTTGGGTCTCCTCTGGTCTTTGACCTGCATTGTCGGTGATGTCATCAGCTCTGTCAGCAGGTTCTTCTGCTTCAAGCCCCTCAAGATTATCATGTTGGCTGTTCACGCGCTCATTGTCCTCCTCTCCGTCGTCACCATTGGTGTCTGCACCACCATCTACACTGGTGGCAAGATTGACTACTCCGGATACCTTGCCATCCTTCACGGTGAGGTCCAGAAGCTCGGCGACACCGGTCACGCCCTTGCCAACTACCAGAACGTCACCAGCTACTTGCAGAAGATCACCGACTCTTACTCCGACGAGACCCTCAACTTGTTGATGGGCAACGGTGTTTACTTCATTGTCATCGTCGTTCTGTCCATCGTCTGCCTGCTCTTCGGCATTCTCTCGCTGTTGTACTCTGTCTTCAGGTTTTTCGACAGGTCTCGTGACTCCGTCGAGTCCGACGCTGCCAACACACAGGGCATGAAGATCGTCGTCTCTTAA
- a CDS encoding helicase conserved C-terminal domain containing protein, putative, whose amino-acid sequence MSDSSAGNTVFTFGKHKGRSFEDVYHSDPSYGAWAMQIESPSGPMLQFCSFLRSMGYDANSKESRGIAAKEDAGRSMKRGINETTGAASAVVDSRRPTVANGRGAAAAAANTPGFPNDNRASLHSKALDNCLEAKWRRLTQKVQEVDEEEDEAEWYQRRRNTAGTIHDTASILDDDSMTLQRVLEAAVAARRQQLPVAKRSPKSSSSTLPKAKNTGTPNTSTVSSVFNGGGRKNEGANSVAPGRNSEPGQMTLDGRVIKSAPKGKTETKANDAAACKESVPGNTFGNLPGDNGTSSPMRNATPKPNQSATWSTSPGKKKLRLEGIVALVLHSEDEFSVAFQKALKDMAVWSNILPPPLFDFLRFLDNGMRVVKEGRTSYVLMKADKYEMVLKALKQELAGCQCPVDPIPDFILRTFPAFHRYSRAAKLPEKTQQALSGYLCDYTRKNMDRLSEIVGKELYSQLRPFQREGVEFGIRRNGRVLIGDEMGLGKTLQALAISAFYCMDWPLLIVCPSSLRFQWRDQCVRWLPHLISEDEVCTVKSGKTAIPDHTKVVIISYDLYALNEHFRHGFRVVICDESHYIKNKQAKRTRCLAPLLKETRRAILLSGTPTLNSPSELYEQISCIMPSFCSNSTFLERYCQKKLNWYTKRITYAGSQHTSELHLFLVKTVMIRRLKEHVLHELPPKLRSKVPIELPKTFLRDCKSHMATLPKNAHNDSDFSSMQEMFKKTGEAKAKGVCEYVVHMLRSEVKFIVFAHHIFLMDAIEDTLREQKCNYIRIDGSTPHSKREENVHKFQNDSSCTLALLSMTACGVGLNLTASSTVVFAELHWVPGLMIQAEDRAHRMGTKHRVINIHYLIAENSVEEMMWRVINRKWEGVTATLNGETSNLTLLKEAEKNKLTEEANQLKITELIK is encoded by the coding sequence ATGTCTGATAGTAGCGCCGGTAACACGGTGTTTACGTTTGGCAAACATAAGGGGCGATCATTCGAAGATGTATACCACTCTGATCCAAGTTATGGCGCCTGGGCGATGCAGATCGAATCGCCGTCTGGGCCGATGCTGCAGTTCTGCAGCTTCCTGCGTTCCATGGGATACGATGCGAATTCTAAGGAATCCAGGGGAATTGCAGCTAAGGAAGATGCCGGTAGGAGCATGAAGAGGGGTATTAACGAGACCACCGGTGCTGCGAGCGCTGTCGTGGATAGCCGTCGACCAACGGTGGCGAACGGACgcggtgctgcggcggctgcAGCTAACACACCTGGATTTCCTAACGATAATCGTGCGTCTTTGCATAGCAAGGCGCTAGACAACTGTTTGGAGGCCAAGTGGCGGCGGTTGACGCAGAAGGTACAGGAGGTGGATGAGGAAGAGGATGAAGCGGAATGGTATCAAAGGCGCCGAAACACGGCCGGCACAATACACGACACTGCAAGCATCTTAGATGACGATTCCATGACGCTTCAGCGGGTGCTGGAGGCGGCTGTAGCGGCGAGAAGGCAACAGTTACCGGTGGCGAAGCGGTCGCCCAAAAGTAGTTCCAGCACCTTGCCCAAGGCTAAAAACACCGGTACACCAAACACATCGACCGTTTCGTCCGTGTTTAACGGGGGTGGGCGCAAAAATGAGGGCGCAAACTCCGTGGCGCCTGGGCGGAACAGCGAACCAGGCCAAATGACCCTTGATGGCAGAGTGATTAAAAGTGCACCAAAGGGAAAAACTGAGACAAAGGCAAATGATGCAGCTGCCTGCAAGGAATCTGTACCCGGTAACACTTTTGGTAATTTGCCAGGGGATAATGGGACCTCGTCTCCCATGCGCAATGCCACACCCAAGCCCAACCAATCCGCTACATGGAGCACGTCACCCGGGAAGAAAAAGTTGCGACTTGAGGGCATTGTCGCGTTGGTCTTGCACTCCGAGGATGAATTCTCAGTGGCCTTCCAGAAGGCGTTGAAGGACATGGCCGTGTGGTCGAATATCCTGCCTCCGCCTCTGTTCGACTTCTTGCGGTTTCTGGATAATGGCATGCGGGTGGTAAAGGAGGGCCGGACGTCGTACGTGCTCATGAAGGCGGACAAGTACGAGATGGTCCTGAAAGCCTTGAAGCAGGAATTGGCCGGTTGCCAGTGCCCCGTGGACCCGATCCCGGACTTCATTCTGCGCACCTTCCCGGCGTTCCACCGCTACAGTCGCGCGGCAAAGCTGCCGGAGAAAACACAGCAGGCGCTTTCCGGGTACCTCTGTGACTACACGCGCAAGAACATGGATCGCTTGTCGGAAATCGTAGGCAAGGAGCTCTATTCCCAGCTGAGGCCCTTCCAGCGCGAGGGGGTGGAATTCGGTATTCGCAGAAACGGCCGCGTCCTGATAGGTGATGAGATGGGTCTGGGTAAAACCCTGCAGGCGCTGGCTATATCTGCATTCTACTGTATGGACTGGCCCCTGTTGATCGTCTGCCCCTCGTCGCTTAGGTTCCAGTGGCGCGACCAATGCGTGCGATGGCTGCCTCACCTGATCAGCGAGGACGAGGTTTGCACCGTCAAGAGCGGAAAGACGGCCATACCTGACCACACAAAGGTGGTGATTATCTCGTACGACCTCTACGCCTTGAATGAGCACTTCCGCCACGGCTTCCGCGTGGTCATCTGCGACGAGTCGCACTACATCAAGAATAAGCAGGCCAAGCGAACGCGGTGCCTGGCTCCGCTGCTCAAGGAGACGCGAAGGGCGATACTGCTGTCCGGTACCCCAACGCTGAACTCCCCTTCAGAGCTCTACGAGCAGATCTCGTGCATCATGCCGTCGTTTTGCTCCAACAGCACCTTTTTGGAGCGCTATTGTCAGAAGAAGTTGAATTGGTACACCAAGCGAATCACGTACGCCGGCTCGCAGCACACTTCCGAGCTGCACCTGTTCCTGGTCAAGACGGTGATGATCCGCCGCCTCAAGGAGCACGTGCTGCACGAACTCCCGCCGAAGCTGAGGTCGAAGGTGCCCATAGAGCTGCCGAAAACATTCCTGCGCGATTGCAAGAGCCACATGGCAACGCTGCCCAAGAACGCGCACAATGATTCTGACTTCTCGTCCATGCAGGAGATGTTCAAGAAGACCGGCGAGGCCAAGGCCAAGGGCGTGTGCGAGTACGTGGTCCACATGCTCAGGAGCGAGGTGAAGTTCATCGTCTTCGCCCACCACATTTTCCTGATGGACGCCATCGAGGACACGCTGCGCGAGCAGAAGTGCAACTACATAAGGATCGACGGTTCGACGCCTCACAGCAAAAGGGAGGAGAACGTGCACAAGTTCCAGAacgacagcagctgcacgcTGGCGTTGCTGTCGATGACGGCCTGTGGCGTCGGGCTGAACCTGACGGCGTCCTCGACGGTCGTGTTCGCGGAGCTGCACTGGGTCCCCGGGCTCATGATCCAGGCCGAGGACCGCGCGCACCGCATGGGCACCAAGCATCGCGTGATCAATATCCACTACCTCATCGCCGAGAACTCGGTCGAAGAGATGATGTGGCGCGTGATCAACCGCAAGTGGGAGGGGGTGACGGCGACGCTCAACGGCGAGACCTCAAACCTGACGCTGCTCAAGGAAGCGGAAAAGAACAAGTTAACCGAGGAGGCCAACCAGCTCAAAATCACGGAATTGATCAAGTGA